In Fusarium verticillioides 7600 chromosome 4, whole genome shotgun sequence, the following proteins share a genomic window:
- a CDS encoding primary-amine oxidase, which produces MTAASPHPFDPLSPEEILRASRIVRPHFGDHDPNFRVITLLEPAKKEMITYLEKEHLNQPTDHTPTRHARVEASIKAETEGNHLFELIVDLDADKVVKKQHVEGKHSYIDTDYMKAVEAACLANEEVQALIKTLDLPEGATVVVEPWAYATDGMNDMTHRVSMCWFYVRLLENPNANYYAYPLDVCAEVSESLRVMKVYRLPTTPDERANNEKRPFDRRRIHPAATSEYHPDLRPSPRTTTKPLHVTQPEGPSFHIEGNRLTWEKWELRVGFNYREGLTLHDVRYDGRSLFYRLSLAEMFVPYGDPRAPYPRKAAFDLGNDGAGINANNLQLGCDCLGTIKYFDAYHNTSSGEPLKLPNVVCCHEQDDGILWKHTNFRTNVPVVTRSRILVLQTIITVTNYEYIFAWHFSQDASIFYEVRATGILSTAPTSIDHKGTYPYGNIVAPGVMAPYHQHLFSLRIDPAIDGHANSLVVEESKPLPIDDPAIHNPFGVGYVTESQAVEEEGGFDLDFTKARTFKFINENKINPITGTPVGFKLMPFYSQMLLAHPESFHAKRSEFAEHAVWVTRYEDNDHFPAGKYTMQSTGGDGLASVIARRRNTGVAHSVRNEDIVIWHTFGSTHNPRIEDWPVMPSEKMMVGLKPVNFFSGNPGLDVAPSTQEKNKSVLYIGEDKKDSTCCSSKL; this is translated from the exons ATGACCgctgcatctcctcatcCGTTTGACCCTCTGTCGCCCGAGGAGATCTTGAGG GCTTCACGCATCGTGCGCCCCCACTTTGGCGATCATGACCCCAATTTCCGCGTCATCACTCTTCTCGAGcccgccaagaaggaaatgatCACGTATCTCGAAAAGGAACATCTCAATCAACCTACCGACCATACGCCAACTCGCCATGCTCGAGTGGAGGCATCCATTAAAGCTGAAACTGAAGGGAATCACCTCTTTGAGCTTATCGTCGATCTTGACGCCGATAAagttgtcaagaagcagcatgTTGAAGGGAAGCATTCTTACATCGATACTGATTACATgaaagctgttgaagctgcttgTCTTGCCAATGAAGAGGTCCAGGCTTTGATAAAGACGCTTGATCTGCCTGAAGGGGCGACTGTTGTCGTTGAGCCGTGGGCTTATGCGACAGATGGGATGAACGATATGACCCATCGAGTCAGCATG TGCTGGTTCTATGTACGACTGTTGGAGAACCCCAATGCGAACTATTACGCTTATCCTTTGGATGTATGCGCCGAGGTATCCGAATCTCTTAGGGTCATGAAGGTATATCGTctaccaacaacaccagacGAAAGAGCGAACAACGAGAAGCGACCATTCGATCGCCGAAGAATCCACCCTGCTGCAACTAGCGAATATCATCCCGACTTGCGACCAAGCCCCAGGACTACTACCAAGCCACTACATGTAACTCAGCCCGAAGGTCCGTCATTCCATATCGAAGGCAATCGTCTGACCTGGGAGAAATGGGAGCTCCGAGTTGGCTTCAACTACCGAGAAGGTCTCACTCTTCATGACGTTCGGTATGATGGTCGAAGCCTGTTCTATCGCCTTTCGTTGGCTGAGATGTTCGTACCATATGGCGATCCACGAGCCCCATATCCACGAAAGGCTGCGTTCGACCTCGGTAATGATGGCGCTGGTATCAATGCCAACAATCTACAGCTTGGCTGCGATTGCCTTGGGACGATTAAGTACTTCGACGCTTATCACAACACGTCATCAGGCGAGCCTCTGAAACTACCCAACGTCGTCTGCTGTCACGAACAGGATGATGGAATTCTGTGGAAGCATACAAACTTCCGTACGAATGTTCCGGTTGTAACTCGTTCTCGAATTTTGGTCTTGCAGACTATAATCACTGTTACTAACTACGAGTACATTTTCGCTTGGCACTTCAGTCAAGATGCTTCCATTTTCTACGAGGTTCGGGCCACAGGCATTCTCTCCACTGCGCCAACCTCCATTGATCACAAAGGAACGTATCCTTATGGAAATATCGTGGCGCCTGGAGTTATGGCACcatatcatcagcatcttttCAGTCTTCGCATTGACCCTGCGATTGACGGCCATGCCAACTCACTCGTGGTCGAAGAGAGCAAGCCACTTCCCATCGACGATCCTGCCATTCATAATCCTTTCGGCGTAGGCTATGTGACTGAGAGTCAGGCCGTCGAAGAGGAAGGCGGCTTTGATCTCGATTTCACAAAAGCGCGAACCTTCAAATTTATcaacgagaacaagatcaacccCATCACAGGTACCCCAGTcggcttcaagctcatgccCTTCTACAGCCAAATGCTTCTCGCACACCCTGAATCCTTCCACGCCAAGCGCTCGGAGTTTGCGGAGCATGCAGTGTGGGTAACTAGGTATGAAGACAACGATCATTTCCCCGCGGGTAAATACACGATGCAATCAACCGGAGGCGACGGCTTGGCATCTGTAATAGCGAGGCGCCGAAACACCGGAGTTGCTCATTCCGTGAGGAACGAGGATATTGTCATATGGCATACCTTCGGCTCCACTCACAACCCGCGTATTGAGGATTGGCCCGTCATGCCGagtgagaagatgatggttggCTTGAAGCCCGTGAACTTCTTCTCTGGAAATCCGGGGTTGGATGTCGCGCCTTCGACGCAGGAGAAGAATAAGAGTGTGCTTTATATAGGAGAGGATAAGAAAGACTCTACATGCTGCAGTTCGAAGCTCTAA
- a CDS encoding cysteine dioxygenase, producing MAAVSTRFAPLPLTPCQSSHQAFTSYTDFEEPENYSLDDFVRDVKAHLGEEGGIGCEDIDEDYLISLAKKYTSNPNDWARYYHNCPEKNYTRNAIVNINHKANILLLVWNPGKGSPIHDHANAHCILKVLAGELTETIYNMPEKGCEERPLSIKSANTHQADQVTYISDDIGLHRVHNPHPTQVAVSLHIYTPPNAADIGYNVFDESTGRASFMAKAEAR from the exons ATGGCTGCAGTATCTACACGATTCGCTCCTCTGCCACTTACACCGTGTCAatcatctcaccaagctttTACTTCTTACACAGACTTCGAAGAGCCCGAAAATTACTCGCTCGACGACTTTGTCCGGGACGTAAAAGCCCATCTCGGTGAGGAGGGTGGCATTGGCTGCGAGGATATAGATGAGGACTACCTCATTTCCTTAGCCAAGAAATACACATCAAACCCTAACGACTGGGCACGCTATTATCACAACTGCCCAGAAAAGAACTACACACGCAATGCAattgtcaacatcaatcacaagGCCAATATC CTCTTATTAGTCTGGAACCCCGGAAAAGGATCACCAATTCATGACCACGCCAATGCCCACTGTATCCTCAAAGTGCTGGCAGGCGAGTTGACAGAAACCATCTACAACATGCCCGAGAAGGGTTGTGAGGAGCGTCCTCTATCAATCAAGAGCGCCAATACCCACCAAGCCGATCAAGTCACATATATCTCAGATGACATTGGTCTTCACCGGGTACATAACCCTCATCCTACCCAAGTGGCTGTCTCTTTGCACA TATACACGCCGCCAAATGCAGCTGATATCGGATATAATGTCTTCGATGAGTCCACGGGTCGTGCAAGCTTTATGGCAAAAGCCGAAGCTCGTTAA
- a CDS encoding hypothetical protein (At least one base has a quality score < 10), giving the protein MQPTNRPRKACDLCYTRKIKCDGLQPKCSNCVNYKTNCTHTARSRKWKPKVLQNDEPQKEDEIRSLQAQMQELQQQLAQYKQAIESASVASAAPPQADFQDDLAQVRKIRNSLKLPPLQQTMHMIGVYLNTVNSLLPLFHPDTLLRLVGETYALEPKQRDPVVWAAINVVLALALQQMPESNYAGTPYGTTESYLSHAQSVLWAITLSQTQLINIQTLIGMAMLLQTGHDSTPALVLISTAMRLVHKIGLHNRAYSAHLDPVERHQHARVFWLAYIVDKDLSLRAQQPSIQNDEDIDLDFPMSFDTLGSGDSDAGVVTSIDGSTTMDYFLARVQLASIQGDIYDHLYSTRAWKRTPEERRLKRENIVLALNNWKASVPSDFGAAAVIATTSNNPTIGAFFCVLYTNSLLSLMLITRAHAWDEQWVGVLRDHGRGVGTSQLPSDWNSLVGQARDFMILFEYVVPRYCWLKWVSTCTYISSMVLLTANNLHDLQHADFERDSNLIERALAWFGEVAKELPSRKTEVLENICVEAVEAMKTRRAHEIDVKFGRDWLIGFLNSLEPS; this is encoded by the exons ATGCAACCGACCAACCGACCAAGAAAA GCGTGCGACCTCTGTTATACACGAAAGATCAAGTGTGATGGACTGCAGCCTAAATGCTCAAATTGTGTCAATTACAAGACGAATTGTACACACACTGCTCGTAGCAGGAAGTGGAAACCTAAAGTTCTGCAAAATGATGAACCTCAGAAAGAGGATGAAATCCGGAGCCTCCAAGCCCAGATGCAAGAGCTACAGCAGCAACTG GCCCAATATAAACAAGCAATAGAGAGCGCATCCGTCGCGTCCGCAGCGCCGCCCCAGGCAGACTTCCAAGATGACCTCGCTCAAGTCAGAAAGATACGCAACTCTCTCAAACTGCCGCCCCTACAGCAGACGATGCACATGATTGGCGTCTATCTAAATACTGTTAACTCGTTATTGCCCCTCTTTCACCCCGACACTCTTCTACGACTTGTTGGCGAGACGTACGCTCTAGAACCAAAACAGCGCGACCCCGTCGTCTGGGCTGCGATCAATGTCGTGCTAGCCTTGGCACTGCAGCAGATGCCCGAGAGCAATTATGCTGGGACTCCGTATGGCACTACAGAAAGCTATCTGAGCCACGCACAATCGGTTCTGTGGGCCATAACACTCAGTCAGactcagctcatcaacattcaGACGCTAATTGGAATGGCTATGCTGCTGCAAACTGGACACGACTCTACGCcggccttggtcttgatctcaacaGCGATGCGTCTCGTACACAAGATCGGTCTACATAACCGTGCATATTCTGCACATCTTGATCCCGTTGAAAGACATCAACATGCTCGCGTCTTCTGGCTAGCATACATCGTTGATAAGGATCTTAGTCTCCGAGCCCAACAGCCGTCTATCCAAAACGACGAGgacattgaccttgacttcCCGATGTCATTCGATACTCTTGGTAGCGGTGACTCTGACGCTGGCGTAGTCACGAGTATCGATGGTAGCACAACTATGGACTATTTCCTCGCCCGAGTCCAGCTTGCCAGCATCCAGGGTGACATCTACGACCACCTCTATTCAACTCGCGCCTGGAAACGGACACCCGAAGAACGAAggttgaaaagagagaatATCGTGCTCGCACTGAACAACTGGAAAGCCTCAGTGCCATCAGACTTTGGCGCTGCTGCCGTCATTGCAACTACGAGTAACAACCCCACAATCGGTGCCTTCTTCTGCGTTCTTTATACAAATAGTCTTCTATCCTTGATGTTAATAACGAGGGCACATGCTTGGGATGAGCAATGGGTAGGTGTTTTGCGTGATCATGGCAGAGGAGTGGGCACATCACAACTACCAAGCGATTGGAACTCATTGGTAGGACAAGCACGAGATTTCATGATCTTATTCGAGTACGTTGTGCCAAGATATTGCTGGCTAAAATG GGTCTCGACTTGTACCTACATCTCTTCAATGGTACTTCTGACTGCCAATAACCTACATGATCTCCAGCACGCGGACTTTGAGCGGGACAGCAACCTTATCGAGAGAGCTCTCGCATGGTTTGGAGAAGTTGCGAAGGAGTTGCCCTCGCGGAAGACGGAAGTACTGGAGAACATATGCGTTGAAGCAGttgaggcgatgaagacTAGGCGTGCTCATGAGATAGACGTGAAATTCGGACGTGATTGGCTCATTGGGTTCCTTAACAGTTTggagccttcttga
- a CDS encoding hypothetical protein (At least one base has a quality score < 10) → MDELPATPPSTAATIVGFQTVHILLRDLPRLHGMIQILDPVEKHAVVPLWNDSTGPMRRKILEAVQNIDWNAIDLLHCGSADFNNRHLVRPVILFVSVKPESTTRLEGRAVALKCRDVLQEHGINGVEVEIKESRITQCCSSDQDQAESEPSAAKFGTTLKAVEELSNLGTRNTKT, encoded by the exons ATGGACGAACTACCCGCCACCCCTCCGAGTACTGCAGCTACTATCGTGGGCTTCCAGACTGTCCACATCTTGTTGCGCGATCTACCACGACTCCATGGAATGATCCA AATACTTGACCCTGTCGAAAAGCACGCTGTTGTTCCACTATGGAATGACTCTACAGGCCCAATGCGTCGAAAGATTCTCGAAGCTGTACAGAATATTGACTGGAACGCTATCGACCTTCTCCATTGCGGTTCCGCCGATTTCAACAATCGTCACCTTGTCCGACCAGTCATCCTTTTCGTATCAGTAAAGCCCGAATCGACAACACGGCTGGAAGGAAGAGCCGTGGCCCTTAAATGCCGCGACGTTCTACAAGAGCACGGTATCAACGGCGTTGAAGTCGAAATCAAGGAGTCCAGAATCACACAGTGCTGCTCGAGCGATCAGGATCAAGCAGAAAG TGAGCCGTCGGCAGCGAAATTCGGCACGACACTCAAAGCAGTCGAGGAGTTATCCAACCTGGGAACAAGAAATACCAAGACATGA